The genomic window TAAAACATACAACCAAATATATCATCTTATTTTTTACTTAAAGACATCTATTGCTAATtggttccttctttttctccacatttttccTTTGTACAtgcattcacattttattcatcATGGAACAGATAAATTAATATGAACGCTCATCTTTATGTGACACTAGGGTCAACTGGGCTGCAGCTCTTCTGAATGTAATTATAATCAGGGTTTAGATTGGAAGAACAGCACAGAGACGTCTATTATGTTGAACGTGTTAAAGTGCATTTTAACAAGTTGGAAAACAAAGCACTGCTCTCTGTCACAACACTTCCCTTTTCTTTTAAGACTTTTCACTGTGCCAAGGTAAATAATCACTATAAGTtacaaaatacaataataaccattgattaattaattaaaatattaaaaatacttaATTACATTACTTAAACCAAAAGTTGTACTAATCAAATCGCACAGAAGCAAATTTCACCTTACACCCTGAAGATGTAATTTCCCCTTCTCTCCATGTATGACATTAAAGTGATCTATCAGAGCCAACGTttatcctactactactactactactattactattactactactactactaataataataataataataataataatggcagcTTTCTTTATCCTCTTAGTAGCAGCAAAATAATATACAAGACATACAGCAACCGCAAAAGATGATTTATTGTTCTGTAGGAGCTGggcataaataaattaaaataaaataaaagatggCATATGATACAAagagtaaaaaagcaaaatgtgacaCTGAATTAAAAGAGTAAAAGACATAAGTTATTAGTAAATaagtaacaagatgaaaaacctCAAGACCACTGTTTATTGGGATGTTATTTCACTTGTGAGAGAAGTTGAAAGATTATTTTCCCGGATTGTGTTACAGAGGTCAGTTAGTTTGCCTCTCTTTTGCCACTTAATTCACAGATTATAGATAAAGAGGTTAAAATGCCCTATTGTCACTGATCAAATACCAGTGTAGAGCTTTTCTGTCATTATGTTAAAGATTCCCATTTACAGAATGAAATCTGATCCTGGATCTGTGGAAGTTCATGTGGCCTGTATGACATGTGTGACATGCTGactgacatgtgtgtgtgtttgtctagaATGACCTGAGTGTAGGTAAGAAAGTGTCACTGTATGTGTGTGATTGACACATGTCATTAGCTGTGTAATGCAGTAAgcttcagtgtgtatgtgtgtgactgtgtcGTACAGCTGATTCTGGTCATGTACACAAGTGGATAGGGCTGCAGGCATCAGATTTCACCTAGAGCCTGTGTGCTATGTGATACTGCAGtgtacctgtatgtgtgtgtgtgtgtgtgtgtgtgtgtgtgtgtgtgtgtgtgtgaatgatagccccaggtcctattccagggcagcgatcacacacaaacacacatacagagacAGTGATCGAGGCAAACTGCAACTAACAACTAGTGAAGCATTCATAGTTTCTGACAGGATGTAAGATTCTCGGTTTTTCTGTGATCTCGGCTTGGTCGGCCTCAGTGGAGACGATGGAGCTCAGAATAAAGTGACAGCCTGCATTTGGACACAGGCTGTGTTGGTGACTGCTTTGCTGAATTATTGAACCCGCAGCTTGTGACTGGTTGAAAATGAGGAAGGCAGCGCTGATGGTTTGGATTAGCCTTTTGGTGCAAGGTCAGTTCTACATTATGGATCAGTTTGATGTCAATATCTGGCAGATAGACAGGCAAGAGTTAGTCTTGTAACTtggcttcacctctgtttacagtTTGAGTCAGCTCTGTCTTTATGTTGCTTTGCTCTGCAGCTCATTCATACCAAGACTCATTGGTTAATTGTCCTCATGTATTCTGATACTGTGCACTGTATGTACCATAAACACTTTCTTCTCTGCTTTTCCTCCTCAGTGTCCCATGGCGCCCAGGGGCATTATGCCCGAAAACTCCTGAATGACCTGATGGAGGATTACTCCAATGCACTGAGACCCGTGGAAGACACAGATGCAGCTTTAAATGTGTCGCTGCAGATCACCCTGTCACAAATCAAAGACATGGTGAGTACAGACCAAACATAACCACATATTACACACATATACTCTGACCACAGAAAATACCATTTCACTACTATACTTGAGGATACTGTGGTTTTATGGTAGAAACAAATGTAAGTCAAAAATGATCTTTATGTGTCCACTGTGAATGCATACAATAAAATTTAAAACATTTGGTGTGCTTGGATATCTGTTGTTAAGTCTAAAATCATCTTATGATTAAAGTGtttataaaaagaaagaaaaagtagcAAAAAACCTTACCAACTTTCTGTTATACATTACAGTACAGTCCTGTGAGAGTTACAGAAGACATCATTCAACACTTTTAGCAGAAACGTCAGGAAAAAAGGGCTGTCAAGAAATTTAGTATTTCACTTTTTCAGTAACATTTGATGCTTTCAAACTCCACCTCCCTAGCACCCATCAGAGATATAGAACTCAATACACAATATTTTTATAGAATAATACTCTAATGTGTAAAATGTAATGACTCTATCAATCAAAAACTAAAGGGCACGTGTGGTCTTGTGTTGAAACTTCTCTCTCCTATTCCTATATGAACCACTAGAGGTCAGCACTGAGTAGTTTTGAACTCAGACTGTATTGCAGAGCAATGGAGGGATTTTATTCACTGATCTGTAAGAACTGATTTAGCAAGAACAATGTGCAAGCTAAACTGACACCTCCCTGGGTCAGATATGTTGGTGATCTTGATCAAAGTCTGGGATTCCTCGATGTTACGCAGCTCCctctttaatgttttatttatgtgtttgtgcgtgtgtgtgtgtgtgtatgtaggacGAGAGGAATCAAGTGCTCACCACATACCTGTGGATCAGACAAGTGTGGCATGACGCCTACTTAAAGTGGAACAAAGAGGACTATGATGACCTGGAGATGATCAATATCCCCAGTGACCTGGTTTGGAAGCCTGACATTGTCCTCTATAACAAGTCAGTAACTAAAGACAGTTACAAAGTGAGGAAAAAGTAGGATAGCAAAGACAAACAAGTAGAGAAAAACACACTGAGGAAGAAACAATGAAAAGGAAACTGTGGTGCTATTAAATGCAAACAGAGACATAATGGCAGATTTCTGATTCTGTAGTGTTTTATCTGATTGTATGCATCTAAAGGTGGTTCCTGTTCACTTTATGTCTGTGTAGAGCAGATGAGGAGGCATCAGAACCATCCAACACCAACGTCAAGCTGCGTTATAATGGAGAGATCATCTGGGACTCTCCAGCCATCACAAAGAGTTCATGTGTGGTGGACGTCTCCTACTTTCCTTTCGACTGGCAGCAGTGCAACCTCACCTTTGGCTCCTGGACCTACAATGGAAACCAGGTTTGTTCATACAACCTGACATAGATGacagacacccccccacccccaagagCCCCCTGAACCTGGGTTTTATAGCTTCCATACAATTGCAATGTAGTTAATTACTTAGCAGTGATGCATCATAACATTTACTCAAATACTGTACATACTTGGGAATAATTTTGACTAATATAAGGTCAAGGTTAATTtcctttattatccctgtagggaaattgaGCCCCTGTGTTTTACCTgtcctaatacacacagtacctaatTATGGTTGCtggttaatattaatatttagcATAAGAAGCAGTGAGCTGCAATTGAAGGCACTCTTTCCATTTTATGTTTCTTCATACTTGTACTCCCTTCCATTTCAGTACTTTAAACATTGTGCTTTTTGGTCCATTACATTTGCCTAATCCCCATACACTTAACATATGCTTATATGACACAATGCAGTACTAGACCATTAATCTAACCAGTAGAATCACAGTATGTAAAATTGCTTGCAACATCAAATTGTTAAGGTGTAGATGACATCCATATGACAGAGAATCTTAAAACACCGATACAGAACCACATGATGTTCTGAAATTATGATTGTTTTACTTTGAAAAGTCAATATCTGTTTAAAGCTTCTTAACACATCTGTGTGTGCTTAAAATTAATGAGACACAACTAAGGCAACCttagcttaaaggagtgatattttgcttctttaaatggaattatgcattttataacatttccctgtggtctacataaactgtaaatgctatacttgggtctgaatgcttcattaattcaactccacaggtccatcttcaaccctatttctgagtaatgacaccagaaaggtcgttttgagcactggccctttaaatgcaaatgagccacttcataccccaccccctccaggttgttgaatgtgctgctctgtcccgttcaactacttgtgtttgttaatacaaccaacaattgatcattttaggtaatcaactcaaagtttggacatattttcagtatggactacaactgctgctgctgacaaacaattatggcgtactctgagaaatgtttgacggaagtcttgaccttatatgtgcaaatgtcacgatgtaactagttatagatgcaacaaattaagaaggaattaaaatggattgtagaaatccacttgatttttgccaaaatgaatataaatatggcttggcagcacctggaggatttaaattcaaactttttgaactattagggtccaaatacgcaaatgaatgaaccaaagactaataaaagttggttcagctaaatatgacccctttaactttaCAATTTACACAACAGTCACATCCATATTCACTCATTGTTTAACATTCAAAATATGTCAGCATATTTGTGAGTTATGACATAAGATTGAAAATTCATGTCCTGTCCGTCACATTAATTGTTTATTGACCAATACTGCTGCTGCAGTGAACTGTGAGACATATTCTATCCTCCTCTTATATAAAGGATCATCCAGTGTATCCTACAATGAAGGAGATCCTAAAGGAAACACTGAAGTGCCTTTCCTTTAAAGAATTTGATCATCTGTTATCACAGCTCACTCTAGGAATGCACCAATTACAAAATTCTTCTCTCTTGTTTGCTTATGTTAACCTTAATCCCCTTTTACAAAGAAATCTTCATAAATATCAAAATAGTTActcttttaaagtctttcagcccTTAATCATATTATATGTGAGTGGACACAGATTTGCATTTTCCAATTTGTGAAATAACCTTTAATAAAACATGACAGATAAATATCACATGATATGCTGATACTGACATTAGCAAACATCCGCTGGTATCACAGTCTGGCTTGGTGCATCCTGAGCTCATACTTAAATACTTCAGGTTGTTTCGCTCAGTTTAGAACCTTCCTTGTCTCTGAGTGTACCTTGTCCAAACACATAATAGGTTAACTagtcacccataggtgtgaatgtggaagGAAGGGAAGCTTCCTAAACTAACATGACTTGATTTGAAGTAGAAAGTAGTTTACAagtagaagaagagaaaaagacctGCTGTCCATCAGTATCTACAGACAGCAATCTGCATTAGGACTAGTCTGTTAGTTTATGAAGCCGTGATCATCCTGATGATTCACCATCAGCAACATGTCTAGCCTAATAATTGGAATTCTAAAGGAAACACAGCTTCATatagaaaaactagaagcactcggagagcgcagacctccaccaaggctgatcagtggcccccccccgtgggcccccccacgccaaggaggttatgtttttgccagggtttgtttgtttgtttgtctgtctgtctgtttgtctgtccgttagtgtgcaacataactcaaaaagttatggacagattttgattaaattttgtggtctgcgccccctccgtgggcccccccacccccgatcaccaccaaaatttaatcatttcttccttatcctatttccaacaaaccctgaaaatttcatccaaatctgtccataactttttgagttatgttgcacactaatggacagacaaataaacagacaaacaaacaaaccctggcaaaaacataacctccttggcagaggtaaatatggcTACTGGACCAGAAGTGGAATAACCAAAATGTTTTAGTGCAGACAGATTTGACACATTGGTTAAAATCTAACACCTTGTAAGTCATTGTAATTACTAAGGGGGGCGTGGCCACAGGTTCAACTGTCAGCTGACTGATCATCATGGATGACATCACAGTTTAAAAAACAATACTGCAGTTACCAATTATCAGCCATCAGGGGCCACCAACGAGAACAACATATAAATCTTTGTGATTGCTACTTTAAGTCACATCATTCTATAATTGTGATTTTGAAGCTCAGTAAACAGGTTTTGGTATTTAGTGTCACCTCAAAGTACATTTTTCTGATAATAGTTCTGTACATTccgaattcaagacttttaatgGATTATTTCTACACTGTGGTATATCTACTTCTACATAAGTGAAGGTTAAGTTCTCAGCCATTGTATTATAGCAATGTGTGTTTTAACTTCTCTTAACCTCATGTTAGAGTTATTGGAGGTAAAATGTTACATGGCCTGCAGCCATATGTAGCCACATGTTTAAAAGCAATGAAAACGTTTCCTCTGTGTgcgtatttgtgtatttgatccCTACTGTGTCCTTACAGTCTGTGTCCTCTACACAGGTGGACATCAGTTTGGACACGGACAGTGGTGACCTGTCTGACTTTGTAGACAATGTGGAGTGGGAGTGTCACGGCATGCCGGCGGTTAGAAATGTTATGATGTACGGCTGCTGCTCCGACCCTTACACAGAGATCACCTACACTCTGCTCCTGAAGCGCCGCTCCTCCTTCTACATTTTCAACTTACTCCTGCCATGCTTCCTCATCTCGTTCCTGGCGCCACTGGGTTTCTACCTGCCGGCTGACTCAGGGGAGAAGGTTTCCCTGGGGGTGACCGTGTTGCTGGCGCTCACCGTGTTCCAGTTACTGGTGGCTGAGAGCATGCCTCCTGCTGAAAGCATGCCTTATATAGGTTAGATTTATTCTGAGGATTCACTGTTCTTTTTTGAACCACTGTGGAACCCCATTTCTGTCTGGAAATGAAAGAAGAAAAGTtatatatgaaaaaacaaaactaagttAAAATTGTGAGATAATTGAGGGTACCCATACTTTAGATTGAGTATGTTCTATTTTTATTATGTCAAATTTGGGCCTCCAAGTGAACCAACATATCTTGGAAGATTGATATGGTGTTATTCAGACTTCTATTACTTAAACTCAGATTGTTGCAGAGAGTGGTGGGGCAAAATGTTGAGAAATTATCAGTGATTCACAATAGAATGTGTCCTGGCACAACATGAATGAAAACAAGACTTTTGGTTAATTCCTTCACATTTATGACATAGTTAAATAATATACATTGTCCCTGTAAAGtatgataaaacaaaacaagtggtgccaggcacaacaaaccccacccctcgcaagtattgtagcttattttagcatggatccagctgatgtcatcatgtctatgcatatgctgatgtcagcatatcagttacctctatatatgtgtcaagtttgaagtaaatttaaacaaaattgatgtttttatagacatttgaaattttgcccagtttaagtaaatgggaaaaaaagattttaaaaatttgtaaaaaattttaattttgacctaattttcccaaaatataaccacatctattctgtgtcactggcaatctataaacccaatttggtatgaattcaaccaatagttttgctgtacagacatgtgaaattttgcccatcaagtaaacagggaaaaaaaaaagacttaaaaaattcataaagaaatttgaactttgacccactgttcccaaaatgtaatcagatctactctgggtcactggcaatctatataccaaatttggtatgaattcaaccagtagttttgctgctagagtgttaacaaacaaacaaactgaaccaaaaacaatacaccttgccttcccttcagggggttggttaataaaataaaataatagaaatttcTATAAATTTTAGGCACCAGAGTCACTGTATCTTAGAACAAAAAAACAGCACACGGAACAAACGGTAACCTGTAATCCAAGTTACAGTTATAAAACCATgaacatgaacacaaatatgcACTTTGTTTGAACACAGATCCCATATAAACACTTAAAATGCTAGGTTGACCTGAGAGAGGATGTAGGAATTTTTACTGTCAGGGGACATTGTATGTTcggtggtttgtttacaacaaACTGAAGAATTTGGTATTTCACAATTATACCCTTGCTGAGAAATAAGGGAGTTCGGTCTATTGAAACACTAGAGAGCCTTCATTTGAAATGGTTTTGATAAAAACAGAGTAACTTTGGCAATTAGTTATTCTGTTAAATTAAACTGGATTCAGATAttaattcattcactcactctgtTGCTGAGAATTAGTGAAAATTTCAGTCTATCCTCTTTGCTTTCAGTGTGCAGGATAGTAATGATAAATAATGGATACATGAGCATGGAAGTAGGAGTCAGTTTGTGTGTCAAAGATGTGTCAAATTCTCACACCACCACGCAATGAATAATACATAATCCTTTTTCAAATCCAAAAATCTTATTATATTATTGTAATGTATTGTATCATACTGTGAGTTACTCTGTGATTCCCACCCCTTGCAGCAGATGTGTTGTGTGTCAACACTTTGCCCTTTGTAACTGTCCTTTTGTTTGTCTCTGTTCCTTTAGGAAAATACTACATAGCCACCATGACTATGATCACAGCCTCCACCTCTCTTACTATCTTCATCATGAACATTCATTTCTGTGGTGCTGAGGCCAAGCCGGTTCCTCACTGGGCGAAGGTGCTCATCATAGACTACATGTCCAAAATCTTCTTCGTCTACGAGGTTGGGGAGAACTGCACAACACCAGAGAGCGAGAGAACTCCCCTTTACTCTGAGGAACCAATGAGTGAAAAGAGCATCTACCATGACGACCGTTTCCATGACCGTCTGTACCATTATGACACCGACCCGTACAAGTACAGCAACGGTCATGGTGTGAATCACCACAACAAGCATCAGAAAAACCAGGCAAATGGAAATGCCAACCGTCACCactacaacaaccacaacaatcACGCCTCCAGGTTGGAGAGGGGCGAGGCGAGGCGAGAGCCCACTCAGCACTACCACCACATTAGGAGGGATGAACTGGACTATGATGCTCCTCCTCAACCTCGAAATCTCCAGCACCTGAATGGGGGCCTGAAGGAGCAGCTGCTCTATTCTCCAGAAAAACAGCAAGTCCAAGCCTGCCCCTGCTGCTGCCCCTGCCTCCAACATAAACAGGTGTTTCTTTACCTTCCTACCAGATTACTTTACATCAAGAGTTAAAAGTTCATTAGTTGTAGGGGTGGAACAAACTCAAAGAATGACTGTCAATATGTGATGGTACATGATGCatatgatatatcgtatcatgctGGCATCAAATATTGAGATTTGATTTTTAGGATGCAAGAGCTCAAAACCACCTATTCCCAAAGACCACGCCATGATTTTTATGTGAaccaaaaaaatctgcttttaaaAAGGCCAAAGAAGCATGTTTCTTATGCTCAGTATAACACTAAATCTAGTACAAAAGGCTTCAGGGTTTCCTGTTAGTTTCAACTGTTGAGAGGAAATAAAACTACAGAAGTGTCTTGGTAACTCTGACAAAATCCATTCATTTTGGCAAATTTATAAAGTCTATGAAGTCTGCTTTGAAGGGAAACCAGTCTGTTGAGTCTGAATGGGGTTTTATAATCAAAGTGGCTCAGTTCCCTGAATAAACAACTATTTTGTGAAAACTGTCTGTTCCATAACAATCAGACAAGCTGTGAAAAATATCTGTGCCACCTGATACGatctaacattaaaaaaatggttGTTTTGTGAGACAAGTGATAGTTTGAGGTCTTGTGACAGATGGGGCCTTATGGCAACTCTATAGTCTGTCATGTAACCAAACTATGGACCAAACATGCATTTTTATGTCTGGTTTATATCGTCAAAGTTGAAGTAGAAATAACCAATTTTACTGGCCATTACTAATCTCTCCCACCACAGCTAAAAAATCCACTCTGCTAAATCACAAGACCAGCTGTTGTAAACATTAGGAGTATGTTTGGTGACGTCTGGGAATTGATACGATTGGCTCCTAGTGATGCACGTGACAGAGGCTTAAACTTATTAGGTAGAGGTTAGCAGTTATATTTTCACAATCAGTGGAAGGGATGAGATTGTAATCTTCAGTCTTTAGTCTGAGTATTGTTGATGAAACAAATATCTGACTCTGTCTGAAATGGAAGGTTTACCTATTAAAGATAACAAGCTATGAGTGAAATGGTACCGAAATGGCTAGGAGTCCAACTTTGCTCCTCTCACTATTTGTAGATGATGATGCCTGTTGTGAATTAGGTCATGatagtttgtcatttttaaaaagtaggttcccagtaaaaactaaaataaaaaaaaaataaagcttgagCAACACTGCTGTAAACTGACCCACAGGCTCTACTTCCTGAACTGATGGGATGATGTGGAGTTGTGTGTACTACAGAAGCAGTAGGCTTTGACAGTACACACATTTTTAGTACACCATTTCTTTTTACTTGTCAGATTTCATGAAGCTGAAGTTCCATCTTTTAACCCCCTTTAGGCACATTCTTCCATAGATACATATGTATCATAGACGATTATCTTGGAATGTGTCATGTAACACAGAATTGCTGTGTTTTGATACCATCATCACCGTTGGCAACATATCTTGGTAGTAGCTTATCATGTGCTTTTCTATAATTCCAGCCCCTAACTAAGTGTCTAATTGTCTCTGTTAATGTTTGTCTGCCCCTCAGGTGGTGAAGAACATCCAGTACATCGCCAACTGCTTCCGTGAGCAGAGAGCTACCTGTGTCAAGGCAGCGGAGTGGAAGAAGGTTGCCAAGGTGATGGATAGGTTTTTCATGTGGATCTTCTTCATCATGGTCTTCCTTATGAGCATCCTTATCATTGCCAAGGCATCCTGACAGCCTCCTCTACATCATTTTATCAGCTTGCTGGACCTCTATGTTCCACACAAGGCTTCTTTTTGCTTATCTGGATGAATCAAACTGTTTTGCGCACACAAAAAGACAATTTTAcatgtcagtattgttttgtgggtgtgtgtgagagacaccgtgtgtgtgtttgtgtcatttaGTAATGCTTTGACACAAAGAGGACAGGGTCACTGCACACAAATCATCCATTTAAACACACGGAGAAATTCATCAAGGCCTCTTGGTTAGTTAACATCAGGTGTGCTTGCATGTGTCGCAGCAGTGGAGCGGTAAGACAATCTAGACCTTGTCTTGAACATGCATGGACTCTGCATTATTGATGAGCTAAAAGCCAGACAACCAGCTATAGGCATTACATTACTTACATTACACTTTAAACAACCAGATGATGCTGTTTTTCAGTGGCAGTAGAAGTGCATAGAACAGCAAAATAACTCTAAGTAATTTCAAAGCAGCCTATTTTCTCTCACAGACCATTGTCATTGTAAATATCTGAATATGAGAATGTTTATGTGTTAACTTAAAACATCCCTCAATTTTAATGCAATCTAGGCCTAAAAGCCTTTACCTCCAGAGCCTTAAGAGTGGATGTCCTGTTTGTATCTTTTGACTAACTTGCACTGTGTTCATTGGTTtagtaaaaataaacatttgatatcCGTGACTAAATATTCCTTTATTTTATGCTGAAGAAGTTTGTTTTGTACAAGCTGAACAAAGACATGAATGGAATTTAAGCATATATTCAGAACAATTGTCATCTTTGTATCTAAATGTGCTTTTATTGCTCACACGTAAAAATACCAGCTTTGCCCATAAAAATGGTTGTTCGTCCCTTTAATGGACCATTATTAAGCACTGTTTCATAGATAAATCCCCCAGTGGCAAAACCTACAACTACAAACTATAAGTTTTTGGAACTTTAAACACGTGTAGTATGTAACCATTGATGTTACATAAGAACCAATTATAAAGAACAAGAAGGATGACAGAGGGCAGCCCAGTGAGTGAAACTGGTTTGGTATCAGAGGACACTTCAATCCAAATAAGAGCCTCTAGAGGGCACAAAGGCTATAAACCTGAGGAGGCAATTACACAATGACTGACTGAATGAGTGAATGGTTAAAGTTGTGTAGCCTAAGTTGTGATGCTTTGTTAGATTATATTAACAGTTAACATGTTACCAAGTACACATTTGTTAAAATTGTTTTCTTTACAGTATTGACATAGATAAAATGAATAAGAGAACACTGCGTTACTAATGAATTAGTTAATGTGTAATATATTTAAGTTATATTACTTGATTATTATTACTAATTTGTGAGCTACAACTTACATTGTTGAATTGCTCTTGTCACTGGGGTGAGGATGCATTGTGTGTCTCAGTCAATTGGGTCCTGGTAATACTAAAAGCTTAACATGAAGAACCAAAACAAGTCAAGTTACCTTCACCTTGAGCTCTAAGGATGTGGTGAAGTCATACTGACATTTCAGCAGACTGACACTTACAACATCACATGACAAAAACTGTCAATACTGTGCCCAACTGTGACATCAGACAAAGTAAAATTTGCCTCCATCTAGTGGATTTGGTAAATAAAACACTCTGCAGCTGACTTACGCccagtggtgcagcttgccattaggcaaggcaggcagctgcttggggcccctaagccagcaggggcccccaaaggaccaacacacttgacacaaacagtctaaagaataagttcaccacacagcggcagtgagaagttgcagtaacaaccagctctctcaaattctctgaaggggccccctgagtccaaattgcccctcccccacctgtatgtttatttatttatttatttattgcttggggccccaggggaccctttctgcgccaCTGCTTACGCCTTTACAAGGACAGTTTACTGGAGGGTGCTCAACAGTGGGAAGTGGAGTGGCCATTATTGATCACTGGATGTTCCTCATT from Sphaeramia orbicularis chromosome 1, fSphaOr1.1, whole genome shotgun sequence includes these protein-coding regions:
- the chrna9a gene encoding neuronal acetylcholine receptor subunit alpha-9-I — encoded protein: MINIPSDLVWKPDIVLYNKADEEASEPSNTNVKLRYNGEIIWDSPAITKSSCVVDVSYFPFDWQQCNLTFGSWTYNGNQVDISLDTDSGDLSDFVDNVEWECHGMPAVRNVMMYGCCSDPYTEITYTLLLKRRSSFYIFNLLLPCFLISFLAPLGFYLPADSGEKVSLGVTVLLALTVFQLLVAESMPPAESMPYIGKYYIATMTMITASTSLTIFIMNIHFCGAEAKPVPHWAKVLIIDYMSKIFFVYEVGENCTTPESERTPLYSEEPMSEKSIYHDDRFHDRLYHYDTDPYKYSNGHGVNHHNKHQKNQANGNANRHHYNNHNNHASRLERGEARREPTQHYHHIRRDELDYDAPPQPRNLQHLNGGLKEQLLYSPEKQQVQACPCCCPCLQHKQVVKNIQYIANCFREQRATCVKAAEWKKVAKVMDRFFMWIFFIMVFLMSILIIAKAS